Proteins found in one Tamandua tetradactyla isolate mTamTet1 chromosome 3, mTamTet1.pri, whole genome shotgun sequence genomic segment:
- the LRRFIP1 gene encoding leucine-rich repeat flightless-interacting protein 1 isoform X8, with the protein MGTQGSGRRRPPTRERLTAEDDALSRVAREAEARLAAKRAARAEAREIRMKELERQQKEVEEKPEKDFTEKGSRNMPSLSAATLASLGGTSSRRGSGDTSLSIDTEASFREIKELSELKDQIQDVEGKYMQGLKEMKDSLAEAEEKYRKAMVSNAQLDNEKTNFMYQVDSLKDALLELEEQLAESRRQYEEKNKEFEREKHAHSLLQFQFAEVKEALKQREEMLEEIRQLQQKQASYVREISDLQETVEWKDKKIGALERQKEFFDPIRNERDDLREEVAMLKMELKKHGIILNSEAATNGETSDPLNDVGRQDFTKMTKEEVGPLKSTGDAPLGRANEVEVKSGIVENVGKREILQDTEQEQHVEAGVDLEPSNPGEGVEGQSSSADTAPSPGLLADTTCEEQPQSHLPEHTASLQSAEPSESDKAIHVPGDRTSLSLEQSRCPSDLENEMPGPVAGQGSCNDLDTENESKESAETQERVKHEDFKTSLGEVSAKPCQESVPLQLSEAGRVNSAGTGEQRGIPGGSAVEAGLADVGEQVGTRVSSPAECGEGPVSRDESRGLERAPQELDLSPAHSSEEGPASQEVAEPKETPMQEKKSEEEDGESELTDDRPGQTEGRTVPSSPASQSDQQEAAGVRMLDPESEPLDVGAPSEGKSDQQEAAGVRMFDPESEPLDVGAPSEGKSDQQEAAGVRMFDPESEPLDVGAPSEGRSDQQGEVLDLSQRKTKNKKKKNKKKKSPVPAETLKDVKKELTFQDTDLNEVKEEDQVKFTDEQAAVEAQNVVAKKPDQEIAAEISDNVKCPEDPQMELDGKINREDHDGEPKAGHVLANRDGLDLEDGIPRSPSPYASDKELDETVIKGNARKDGAAHGCPPEPAHEGIHSSSQLGNESPPREINGAPQMESQEEPAMPTHPTHAVEEPLDPISLENADSSAPAGEEGDLGSGSRDARSGHEKGRSKEDCTMS; encoded by the exons GGGTCTCGTAACATGCCCAGCTTGTCTGCAGCCACGCTGGCCTCGCTGGGGGGCACGTCCTCTCGGAGAGGCAGTGGAGATACCTCCCTCTCCATTGACACGGAGGCATCCTTTAGGGAAATTAAG GAACTCAGTGAGTTAAAGGACCAGATTCAGGATGTAGAAGGCAAATACATGCAGGGATTGAAGGAGATGAAG GACTCGCTGGCGGAAGCGGAGGAGAAGTACAGGAAGGCCATGGTCTCCAACGCGCAGCTGGACAACGAGAAGACCAACTTCATGTACCAGGTGGACAGCCTGAAGGACGCGCTGCTGGAGCTCGAGGAACAGCTGGCAGAATCCCGGCGACAGTACgaagagaagaacaaa GAATTCGAGCGGGAAAAGCATGCCCACAGTCTGCTCCAGTTCCAGTTTGCCGAAGTGAAAGAGGCTctgaagcagagagaagaaatgCTGGAA GAAATCCGACAGCTACAACAGAAACAAGCGAGTTATGTCAGGGAGATTTCTGATCTTCAGGAAACAGTAGAGTGGAAAGACAAAAAGATAGGG GCATTAGAGAGGCAGAAAGAGTTCTTTGATCCCATAAGGAATGAACGAGATGACCTTAGAGAAGAAGTAGCCATGCTGAAAATGGAACTAAAG AAACATGGAATAATCCTCAATTCAGAGGCAGCTACCAATGGAGAGACTTCAGACCCTCTAAATGATGTTGGACGCCAGGATTTTACCAAAATGACGAAAGAAGAGGTCGGCCCCCTCAAGTCAACAGGGGATGCACCGCTAG GAAGAGCCAATGAAGTGGAGGTGAAAAGTGGAATTGTGGAGAATGTGGGGAAAAGAGAAATCCTGCAGGATACTGAGCAGGAACAGCACGTGGAGGCCGGTGTGGACTTAGAACCATCAAACCCTGGTGAAGGTGTGGAGGGGCAGAGCAGCTCTGCAGACACTGCCCCGTCCCCAGGGCTGTTAGCGGACACCACGTGTGAAGAACAGCCTCAAAGCCACCTTCCAGAGCACACGGCTTCCCTGCAGAGCGCAGAGCCTAGCGAGTCGGACAAGGCCATCCATGTGCCCGGCGACAGGACCAGCCTGTCCCTTGAGCAATCCCGATGTCCGAGTGATCTAGAGAACGAGATGCCGGGCCCTGTGGCTGGGCAGGGCAGCTGTAATGACTTGGATActgaaaatgaaagtaaagaatCTGCGGAAACGCAGGAAAGAGTAAAACATGAGGATTTTAAAACCAGCTTGGGAGAGGTTAGTGCAAAACCATGTCAGGAATCTGTCCCTTTGCAGctgtcagaagctggaagggTGAACAGTGCAGGCACTGGGGAGCAAAGGGGGATCCCCGGAGGCAGTGCGGTAGAGGCAGGGCTGGCCGATGTTGGGGAACAGGTGGGCACCAGGGTCTCAAGTCCTGCAGAGTGTGGCGAAGGCCCTGTGAGTCGTGACGAGAGCCGAGGGTTAGAGCGCGCTCCTCAGGAGCTGGACCTGAGCCCAGCACACAGTTCAGAGGAGGGACCTGCCAGCCAGGAGGTCGCTGAGCCCAAGGAGACCCCGATGCAGGAGAAGAAGAGTGAAGAGGAGGATGGAGAATCAGAATTAACAGATGACAGACCAGGTCAGACCGAAGGCCGAACCGTTCCTTCTTCTCCAGCATCCCAGAGCGACCAGCAGGAAGCAGCAGGTGTGAGGATGTTAGATCCTGAAAGCGAACCCCTAGACGTGGGAGCACCCAGCGAGGGGAAGAGCGACCAGCAGGAAGCAGCAGGTGTGAGGATGTTCGATCCTGAAAGCGAACCCCTAGACGTGGGAGCACCCAGCGAGGGGAAGAGCGACCAGCAGGAAGCAGCAGGTGTGAGGATGTTCGATCCTGAAAGCGAACCCCTAGACGTGGGAGCACCCAGCGAGGGGAGGAGCGACCAGCAGGGAGAGGTGCTGGATCTATCGCAGAGGAagacaaagaacaagaaaaagaaaaacaagaagaaaaaatcacCAGTCCCTGCAGAAACCCTTAAAGATGTTAAGAAAGAGTTGACGTTTCAGGACACAGATTTAAATGAAGTTAAGGAAGAAGACCAGGTAAAATTTACTGATGAACAGGCAGCAGTAGAGGCACAAAATGTGGTAGCTAAAAAACCAGACCAGGAAATTGCAGCAGAAATCAGTGACAATGTTAAATGTCCAGAAGATCCCCAAATGGAGTTGGATGGGAAAATTAACCGAGAAGATCACGATGGAGAGCCTAAGGCAGGGCACGTGCTGGCCAACAGGGACGGGTTAGATCTCGAGGATGGTATCCCTCGGTCACCCAGCCCTTATGCTAGTGATAAAGAATTAGATGAGACTGTTATAAAAGGTAATGCTAGAAAAGATGGTGCTGCCCACGGCTGTCCTCCAGAGCCGGCGCATGAAGGAATACACAGCAGCAGCCAGCTCGGAAATGAAAGCCCCCCGCGGGAAATCAACGGTGCCCCCCAGATGGAAAGTCAGGAGGAGCCCGCGATGCCGACGCACCCAACTCACGCCGTCGAAGAGCCTCTGGATCCCATTAGTCTGGAAAACGCTGACTCTTCAGCACCAGCAGGAGAGGAGGGGGACCTGGGGTCGGGGAGCAGAGATGCAAGAAGTGGACACGAGAAGGGCAGAAGCAAAGAAGACTGCACCATGTCCTGA